From the Malus domestica chromosome 17, GDT2T_hap1 genome, one window contains:
- the LOC103404402 gene encoding protein ASYMMETRIC LEAVES 2-like, translated as MIIKKVDEFTFYPAMTIKGGTSQACAACKYHRRKCAKDCALAPHFPADQPMMFQNAHRLYGVSNIMKILKKVHPEQEEEAMTSIIYESNMRAKFSVTGCMGIINQLNFQLQQALEELRYVRTNLAICKDQCQYRLPSSSPHYSSPSPQLQLGIPTNTDAATLTLYQQHQYPYQYASGAAGASGGMSWVGNEYLANGLNGVYIDDNDNMVKPLRVQHPYYNDNNVEQLMAVQSSLVSSQAFPVHQEMDVPHDYDDIPFDTIADDRQSYIESKEACESSAESSFKGTTQSIEHVSNDLKSAAACFSLTSVK; from the exons ATGATCATAAAAAAAGTTGATGAATTTACATTCTACCCTGCAATGACGATAAAAGGAGGCACAAGCCAAGCCTGTGCTGCGTGCAAATACCATAGACGAAAGTGCGCTAAGGACTGCGCTCTTGCTCCACACTTCCCGGCAGATCAACCGATGATGTTTCAAAACGCCCACCGATTGTATGGCGTTTCGAACATAATGAAGATTCTAAAGAAAGTTCATCCAGAGCAAGAGGAGGAGGCTATGACATCGATCATATACGAGTCCAATATGCGTGCCAAATTTTCAGTCACCGGGTGTATGGGCATCATAAACCAATTGAATTTCCAATTACAGCAAGCCCTAGAAGAGCTTCGATATGTGAGGACAAATCTTGCAATTTGCAAGGACCAATGTCAATATCGACTACCTTCTTCCTCACCGCACTACTCTTCTCCTTCACCGCAGTTGCAGCTAGGTATACCTACAAACACCGACGCGGCGACTCTGACACTttatcaacaacatcaatatcCGTATCAATATGCTTCTGGCGCTGCTGGTGCCAGTGGTGGAATGTCCTGGGTGGGTAATGAGTATCTTGCAAATGGACTTAATGGGGTTTATATTGACGACAATGATAATATGGTTAAACCTCTTAGGGTTCAACATCCCTACTATAACGATAACAATGTCGAACAACTTATGGCTGTTCAGTCTAGTTTGGTTTCTTCACAAGCCTTTCCTGTTCACCAAGAAATGGACGTTCCTCATGACTATGATGACATTCCATTTGATACAATTGCTGATGATCGACAATCTTATATCGAATCTAAAGAAGCCTGTGAGTCTAG TGCTGAATCATCGTTCAAGGGTACCACGCAATCGATCGAACATGTCTCAAATGATCTCAAGAGTGCGGCAGCATGCTTCAGTCTAACGAGTGTGAAGTAG
- the LOC139193282 gene encoding uncharacterized protein isoform X1: MEFFKRARAVRFRSHHDKYLLADEDQETVFQDRDGTVKNAKWTVELVENANTLRFKSCYGKYLTASSLPFRLGLRGKKVLQTLPKRLDSSLEWEPIKEGHQVRLKTPYGQFLRANGGVPPWRNSVTHDVPHRTASQDWVLWDVDVTDIRVESPERHPVAKPPPPPPDALLSESSAPSEPTSPSEIDLRTPKASKRESSKSFDHDSPKKDPGRMIYYHVANEKGDVEDSSEEFSFPFKGSDVEGLKQKLKEETGLEEIDVCSRNPLNGQLYPLRLHLPPNNHDMHIVVVLSLSEGGDQRQHSYPRSNPATILSPNFKYFLAHFSSKCLWVNGLITWNKICRM, encoded by the exons ATGGAGTTTTTCAAAAGAGCCAGAGCAGTACGCTTCCGGAGCCACCACGACAAATATCTGTTAGCAGACGAGGATCAAGAGACTGTATTCCAAGATCGCGATGGCACGGTGAAGAATGCCAAATGGACGGTGGAGCTTGTCGAAAATGCAAACACTTTACGGTTCAAAAGCTGTTATGGCAAGTACTTAACAGCCTCTAGCTTGCCATTCCGTCTTGGATTGCGAGGCAAGAAAGTTCTGCAAACCCTGCCAAAGAGATTAGATTCGTCCCTGGAATGGGAACCTATAAAAGAAGGACACCAGGTCCGGCTCAAGACGCCCTATGGTCAGTTCTTGCGCGCAAATGGGGGCGTACCACCTTGGAGAAACTCTGTCACCCATGATGTCCCACATAGAACTGCATCCCAGGATTGGGTTCTGTGGGATGTAGATGTTACAGATATTCGGGTTGAATCGCCAGAACGTCACCCGGTGGCGAAACCCCCTCCTCCACCACCAGATGCATTACTTTCGGAGTCTTCAGCACCTTCAGAACCGACATCTCCATCTGAGATTGACCTTAGAACGCCGAAGGCTTCCAAACGGGAG TCAAGCAAGTCATTTGATCATGATTCGCCGAAGAAAGATCCAGGGAGAATGATCTACTATCATGTGGCTAATGAGAAAGGAGACGTTGAGGATTCATCGGAAGAGTTTTCCTTCCCATTCAAGGGTAGTGATGTAGAGGGGTTGAAGCAAAAGTTGAAGGAAGAAACCGGGCTGGAGGAAATTGATGTGTGTTCACGCAATCCTCTGAATGGACAACTATATCCCCTTCGCTTGCATCTTCCTCCAAACAACCATGATATGCATATCGTTGTAGTTCTGTCATTGTCCGAAG GTGGTGATCAACGGCAACATAGTTATCCAAGATCGAATCCTGCAACGATTTTATCtccaaattttaaatattttttggcACACTTTTCATCGAAATGCTTGTGGGTTAACGGGTTAATAACATGGAATAAGATATGCAGGATGTAA
- the LOC139193282 gene encoding uncharacterized protein isoform X2: MEFFKRARAVRFRSHHDKYLLADEDQETVFQDRDGTVKNAKWTVELVENANTLRFKSCYGKYLTASSLPFRLGLRGKKVLQTLPKRLDSSLEWEPIKEGHQVRLKTPYGQFLRANGGVPPWRNSVTHDVPHRTASQDWVLWDVDVTDIRVESPERHPVAKPPPPPPDALLSESSAPSEPTSPSEIDLRTPKASKRESSKSFDHDSPKKDPGRMIYYHVANEKGDVEDSSEEFSFPFKGSDVEGLKQKLKEETGLEEIDVCSRNPLNGQLYPLRLHLPPNNHDMHIVVVLSLSEGSELD; this comes from the exons ATGGAGTTTTTCAAAAGAGCCAGAGCAGTACGCTTCCGGAGCCACCACGACAAATATCTGTTAGCAGACGAGGATCAAGAGACTGTATTCCAAGATCGCGATGGCACGGTGAAGAATGCCAAATGGACGGTGGAGCTTGTCGAAAATGCAAACACTTTACGGTTCAAAAGCTGTTATGGCAAGTACTTAACAGCCTCTAGCTTGCCATTCCGTCTTGGATTGCGAGGCAAGAAAGTTCTGCAAACCCTGCCAAAGAGATTAGATTCGTCCCTGGAATGGGAACCTATAAAAGAAGGACACCAGGTCCGGCTCAAGACGCCCTATGGTCAGTTCTTGCGCGCAAATGGGGGCGTACCACCTTGGAGAAACTCTGTCACCCATGATGTCCCACATAGAACTGCATCCCAGGATTGGGTTCTGTGGGATGTAGATGTTACAGATATTCGGGTTGAATCGCCAGAACGTCACCCGGTGGCGAAACCCCCTCCTCCACCACCAGATGCATTACTTTCGGAGTCTTCAGCACCTTCAGAACCGACATCTCCATCTGAGATTGACCTTAGAACGCCGAAGGCTTCCAAACGGGAG TCAAGCAAGTCATTTGATCATGATTCGCCGAAGAAAGATCCAGGGAGAATGATCTACTATCATGTGGCTAATGAGAAAGGAGACGTTGAGGATTCATCGGAAGAGTTTTCCTTCCCATTCAAGGGTAGTGATGTAGAGGGGTTGAAGCAAAAGTTGAAGGAAGAAACCGGGCTGGAGGAAATTGATGTGTGTTCACGCAATCCTCTGAATGGACAACTATATCCCCTTCGCTTGCATCTTCCTCCAAACAACCATGATATGCATATCGTTGTAGTTCTGTCATTGTCCGAAG GAAGTGAACTTGACTGA